From a single Miscanthus floridulus cultivar M001 chromosome 8, ASM1932011v1, whole genome shotgun sequence genomic region:
- the LOC136475535 gene encoding F-box/kelch-repeat protein SKIP4-like produces the protein MESAPGHTPLIHGLPDEIALICLARVPRRYHNVLRRVSKRWRALLCSEEWHLCRKRNNLDESWVYVICREAGIKCYVLAPDPSSRCFRIMHIIEPPCSGRKGVTIEALDKRLFLLGGCSYVHDATDEVYCYDASSNRWSAAAPMPTARCYFVSASLNEKLYITGGYGLTDKSPNSWDIYDPATDSWCAHKNPMLTPDIVKFVALDEELVTIHRAAWNRMYFAGIYDPLDRTWRGMENEIALCCSSPTVVVDGTLYMLEQSMGTKLMRWQKDTKEWATLGRLSDKVTRPPCALVAIGRKIHVIGRGLSIVTVDVDTAARVDGFLVTTSVGPLVEEDLTPERCMVITI, from the exons ATGGAATCAGCTCCTGGCCATACCCCTCTTATACATGGACTTCCTGATGAGATCGCTCTCATTTGCTTGGCAAGAGTTCCTAGGCGGTATCACAATGTTCTCAGGCGTGTCTCAAAGAGGTGGAGAGCACTGTTATGCAGTGAAGAATGGCACTTGTGCCGCAAGAGGAATAACTTGGACGAGTCATGGGTCTACGTAATCTGTAGGGAGGCAGGCATCAAATGCTATGTGTTGGCTCCAGACCCTTCAAGTCGGTGCTTTAGAATCATGCATATCATTGAACCCCCATGCTCAGGGAGGAAAGGTGTTACCATTGAGGCCTTAGACAAAAGGCTATTTCTTCTGGGTGGTTGCAGTTACGTACATGATGCTACGGATGAAGTATATTGTTATGACGCCTCATCAAATCGCTGGAGCGCAGCAGCTCCAATGCCTACTGCAAG GTGCTATTTTGTGTCTGCGTCGCTTAATGAGAAACTGTACATAACTGGTGGATATGGTTTGACAGACAAGTCACCAAATTCATGGGACATCTATGACCCGGCCACAGACTCGTGGTGCGCCCACAAGAACCCAATGCTCACCCCTGACATAGTAAAATTCGTGGCATTGGACGAGGAGCTGGTGACCATTCACCGGGCAGCGTGGAACAGAATGTATTTCGCCGGCATATACGACCCGCTGGACCGCACCTGGAGAGGCATGGAAAACGAAATCGCTCTCTGCTGCTCCAGCCCGACAGTTGTGGTGGATGGAACACTGTACATGCTGGAGCAGTCGATGGGCACGAAGCTGATGAGGTGGCAGAAGGACACCAAGGAGTGGGCCACGCTCGGTAGGCTCTCCGACAAAGTCACAAGACCCCCTTGCGCGCTTGTGGCCATTGGCAGGAAGATTCATGTGATTGGAAGAGGGCTGAGTATAGTCACAGTTGATGTGGACACAGCGGCGAGAGTAGATGGGTTCCTGGTTACCACTTCTGTAGGCCCATTGGTTGA
- the LOC136470914 gene encoding RNA-binding NOB1-like protein — MEAWPPLAPAAAAAASDDAAVAPAGAGAWGAAATAQRKAVEKESAAQAVSRIVASCANSSGVAVAVVDANAVISGGSALSTSAGRLVTVPEVLEEVRDAAARRRLGLLPVPVETVEPLPEFVKKVTKFARETGDIQTLSDVDIKIIALAYMLEAEIHGTSHLREHPPPLREVNVRKLSEAPLPGWGSNVPNLKEWEELDQMSEAGGDINSRILPLKDIENQDIPMSETNSVCEAQEDTEHRPSEKDAPVAWEEDENNVGWMPAVSRSTHRRYLRRKARRDALKESGQSFETSSVAPSIDDDKVLSENSGLEHGLTSSDGLSSVPEKFSASSDGFDEHQAENDTEIAGEHLHSDQLAYGDDTDACTKELDNLDIKGEDEGGDDAHSIDDESSEQSWTLRSLSESTVACVTSDYAMQNVILQIGLRLIAPGGMQIRQMHRWVLRCHACCKVTQEVGKIFCPKCGNGGTLRKVSVTVGENGITMASRRPRVTLRGTKFSLPMPQGGRDAITKNPILREDQLPQKVLHPKSKKTSKEDDFLGVEDIFSHSGDKKAQQKPPVRKALAMFSGKRNPNDNHFSRKKH; from the exons ATGGAAGCGTGGCCGCCTCTCGCCCCCGCGGCGGCAGCCGCCGCCTCCGACGATGCGGCGGTCGCTCCGGCCGGTGCCGGGGCGTGGGGAGCAGCGGCAACGGCGCAGCGGAAGGCCGTGGAGAAGGAGTCGGCGGCGCAGGCGGTGAGCCGCATCGTGGCGAGCTGCGCCAACTCCAGCGGCGTGGCGGTCGCCGTGGTGGACGCCAACGCCGTCATCTCCGGCGGCTCCGCTCTCTCCACCTCCGCGGGGCGCCTTGTCACCGTGCCGGAGGTGCTCGAGGAGGTCCGGGACGCGGCCgcgcggcggcggctcgggctccTCCCCGTCCCCGTCGAGACCGTTGAACCTCTGCCGGAGTTCGTTAAGAAAG TTACCAAGTTTGCCAGGGAGACAGGAGACATCCAGACGCTTTCAGATGTTGATATCAAGATTATTGCTTTGGCTTACATGTTAGAAGCTGAGATCCATGGGACTAGCCATTTGCGGGAGCACCCTCCTCCTTTGCGTGAGGTGAATGTCAGAAAGCTGTCAGAAGCTCCACTGCCTGGTTGGGGCTCTAATGTACCTAACCTGAAAGAGTGGGAAGAGTTGGATCAGATGTCTGAAGCTGGTGGAGATATCAATTCTCGAATACTTCCTCTGAAGGATATTGAGAATCAAGATATCCCGATGAGCGAGACCAACAGTGTCTGTGAGGCACAAGAGGATACAGAGCACCGGCCTTCAGAGAAGGATGCACCTGTTGCATGGGAGGAAGATGAGAACAATGTAGGCTGGATGCCTGCTGTTAGCCGCAGCACCCACAGAAGATATTTGCGGAGGAAGGCAAGGCGTGATGCCCTCAAGGAATCTGGACAAAGTTTTGAGACAAGTTCTGTTGCTCCATCAATCGATGATGATAAAGTTCTCTCTGAAAATAGTGGATTGGAGCATGGTCTGACTTCATCAGATGGCCTTTCTTCTGTCCCTGAGAAATTCAGTGCAAGTTCTGATGGTTTTGATGAACATCAAGCAGAGAATGACACTGAAATTGCTGGAGAACATTTGCATTCTGACCAGCTAGCTTACGGTGATGATACTGATGCGTGCACCAAAGAATTGGATAACCTAGATATAAAAGGTGAGGATGAGGGAGGTGATGATGCACATTCCATAGATGATGAGAGCAGTGAGCAGAGTTGGACCCTGAGGTCCTTATCCGAATCAACTGTAGCATGTGTTACTAGTGATTACGCCATGCAAAATGTCATCCTGCAGATTGGCCTCCGTCTCATAGCACCAGGTGGCATGCAGATACGACAGATGCATAG GTGGGTTTTGAGGTGCCATGCTTGCTGTAAGGTGACCCAAGAGGTTGGCAAAATATTTTGCCCGAAGTGTGGCAATGGTGGGACCTTACGGAAGGTTTCAGTAACTGTTGGTGAAAATGGGATCACTATGGCTTCACGGCGCCCACGGGTTACACTTCGAGGCACAAAA TTTTCCCTCCCAATGCCCCAAGGTGGAAGAGATGCCATAACTAAGAACCCCATTCTTCGTGAGGACCAACTTCCTCAGAAGGTTCTTCATCCTAAATCGAAGAAGACCAGCAAG GAGGATGATTTCTTGGGCGTCGAAGACATATTTTCGCACAGTGGTGATAAGAAGGCACAACAGAAACCTCCAGTGAGGAAGGCACTCGCAATGTTCAGTGGGAAAAGAAATCCAAACGACAACCACTTTTCTCGCAAGAAGCACTAA
- the LOC136470915 gene encoding transcription repressor MYB6-like, with protein MGCRSCEKPKMNYRKGLWSPEEDQRLRDYILKHGLGCWSAVPAKAGLQRNGKSCRLRWINYLRPGLKRGMFSQEEEDVVINLQAKLGNKWSQIAMHLPGRTDNEVKNYWNSYLKKRVMQAQGVSSNSSPKSPPELTSMSTTELSSMSMSMHQHPHHHVKNSSGGGGSTTTSHDHGGNISGSHALSAPAAAPLAQQPFDHQARSFVFSDWAPAAPESYSVSTHWPASTASSGNVTPSHGHGGGAFGDQMSGTYGAGALPTHQDHHQSAAATAGIAGNGYFDLLNMGDIYGGFSSTNDDLLF; from the exons ATGGGGTGCCGGTCCTGCGAGAAGCCCAAGATGAACTACCGGAAGGGGCTGTGGTCTCCTGAGGAGGACCAgaggctcagggactacatcctCAAGCATGGCCTCGGCTGCTGGAGTGCTGTCCCTGCAAAGGCTG GTCTCCAGAGAAATGGCAAGAGCTGCCGACTGCGTTGGATCAACTACTTGCGGCCCGGGTTGAAGCGTGGAATGTTCTCTCAGGAGGAGGAAGACGTCGTCATCAACCTCCAAGCCAAGCTGGGCAACAA GTGGTCTCAGATTGCGATGCATCTGCCAGGGAGGACCGACAACGAGGTGAAGAACTACTGGAACTCGTACCTGAAGAAGAGGGTGATGCAGGCCCAGGGCGTGTCGTCCAACTCCAGCCCCAAGAGCCCACCCGAGCTCACCTCCATGAGCACCACCGAGCTgtcgtccatgtccatgtccatgcaCCAGCACCCGCACCACCACGTCAAgaacagcagcggcggcggcggcagcaccaCGACGTCGCACGACCACGGTGGCAACATCAGCGGCAGCCACGCGCTGTCGGCCCCGGCGGCGGCGCCTCTCGCCCAGCAGCCGTTCGATCACCAGGCCCGGAGCTTCGTGTTCTCGGACTGGGCGCCGGCGGCGCCGGAGAGCTACTCGGTGTCCACGCACTGGCCCgcctccacggcgagctccggcAACGTGACGCCGTCGCACGGGCACGGCGGGGGCGCCTTCGGGGACCAGATGAGCGGCACCTACGGCGCCGGCGCGCTGCCAACGCACCAGGATCACCACCagagcgccgccgccaccgctggcATTGCAGGGAATGGCTACTTTGACCTGCTCAACATGGGAGACATCTACGGTGGATTCAGCTCCACGAACGATGATCTGCTCTTCTGA
- the LOC136470916 gene encoding WD repeat-containing protein RUP2-like, which yields MSNPSSPASSSSSAAAQAHRLPEEESQNLHHHHHHQEVAAGIAIPFPPSSSEADQAHDDKDAELSPPRCEWEFRLAATVPTTALPGASDAIGSVDFDPTGRLLATGGIARKIRMYDVASMLLLDSAGSGGARAAGPAACICVPAKLSSVRWRPGASVAASVVGCGDYDGVVTEYDVERGVALWERDEHAGRRVWSLDYAPGAAMAASGSDDRTAHVWDPRAPSGGWATARAGGAVLCVEFDPSGAPHLAVGSADRRAVVYDVRALGRGAVARMDGHARAVTYVRWAGPGPARRVVTSAADGTHRLWEWGGASAAGAEVVDAGTAGAREVRSYSGHASARSFVGMGVWRGAGLVASGSESNHVFVYDLRWAKPIWVHPFFASHGHGGAHGPVTTGPEQVDAAAAGGFVSAVAWRQGSHNDDDLDGGALVAGGSDGVLKVFTCRRRREAAGDDGHALL from the coding sequence atgAGCAACCCCTCTTCTCCGGCCTCTTcttccagcagcgccgccgcacAAGCGCACCGCCTGCCGGAAGAGGAATCCCAAAacctgcaccaccaccaccatcaccaagaGGTAGCCGCCGGCATTGCTATTCCGTTTCCTCCCAGTAGCAGTGAAGCTGATCAAGCCCACGACGACAAGGACGCCGAGCTGTCGCCGCCGCGCTGCGAATGGGAGTTCCGGCTGGCGGCCACCGTGCCGACCACCGCCCTGCCGGGTGCGTCCGACGCCATCGGCAGCGTCGACTTCGACCCCACCGGCCGCCTCCTCGCCACCGGCGGCATCGCCCGGAAGATCCGGATGTACGACGTGGCCTCCATGCTGCTGCTGGATAgcgccggcagcggcggcgcccgAGCTGCTGGCCCCGCGGCGTGCATCTGCGTGCCGGCGAAGCTGAGCAGCGTGCGGTGGCGCCCGGGCGCGTCGGTGGCGGCGTCCGTGGTGGGGTGCGGCGACTACGACGGCGTGGTGACGGAGTACGACGTGGAGCGCGGCGTGGCGTTGTGGGAGCGCGACGAGCACGCGGGGCGGCGCGTGTGGTCGCTGGACTACGCCCCgggcgcggccatggcggcgtcCGGGTCGGACGACCGCACGGCTCACGTGTGGGACCCGCGCGCGCCCTCGGGCGGCTGGGCCACGGCGCGCGCCGGCGGCGCCGTGCTGTGCGTGGAGTTCGACCCCTCGGGGGCGCCCCACCTGGCCGTCGGCTCCGCGGACCGCCGAGCCGTCGTGTACGACGTCCGCGCGCTGGGCCGCGGCGCCGTCGCGCGGATGGACGGACACGCCCGCGCGGTGACGTACGTGCGGTGGGCGGGCCCGGGGCCGGCGCGGCGGGTGGTGACGTCGGCGGCCGACGGGACCCACCGGCTGTGGGAGTGGGGCGGCGCGTCGGCGGCGGGGGCGGAGGTGGTGGACGCGGGGACGGCCGGGGCGCGGGAGGTGCGGTCGTACAGCGGCCACGCGAGCGCGCGGAGCTTCGTGGGGATGGGCGTGTGGCGCGGGGCGGGCCTGGTGGCCAGCGGCTCCGAGTCCAACCACGTCTTCGTCTACGACCTCAGGTGGGCCAAGCCCATCTGGGTGCACCCCTTCTTCGCGTCTCACGGACACGGAGGGGCCCACGGCCCAGTCACCACCGGCCCCGAACAAGtggacgctgctgctgctggtgggttCGTCAGCGCGGTGGCGTGGCGGCAGGGCAGCCACAACGACGACGATCTCGACGGTGGGGCGCTGGTCGCCGGCGGTTCCGACGGCGTGCTCAAGGTGTTCACGTGTCGACGGCGGAGGGAGGCGGCGGGGGATGATGGCCATGCGCTCCTCTGA